TTCCATATTGAACCTTGCACTTTCTATTCTCTTGTTGGTTTTTCAAGTACTTGAGTTTATTGGCATCTAAGGTAGCAATTCTTGGAGTTTCTATTTCAACTCCATTGAAGTATTTTTCAGCATCAAAAACTCCAATttctccatcttcttctttctttactCCAAGGTGAAGAGGTTCCTTTCTGTTGCTGATAAAGGGGTGGATTGAATCAGCAAAAGGATCCTTTACTTCCTTGTTGTTCAAGTATGAAGAGAAAGAACCACCACGAaggttattgttgttattctgaGAGGTGAAAGTGGTTGCTGAGATAACCATGGTTAAAAGGATTTGAGAAATAAAGAAAAGTGGTAAAGACAAAGATGCTATAACACTTTGAGAAATGAAGTAAAAGTAGTAATATTATGATGACTTTTTCGAGTGCAAAAGGGTCAGATGAATTGGAAAGGTTCTTAAAGGAAAACACAATTATGTGAAGGAAAAGACTAAAGCTAGATAGAAAAGAAAGGAAGTAGATGCAAGAGAGGGTTTTAAATGAGTAGCATATTTAAGAGTAGCTCTATAAGTAGGCTAATGGAAGATGCAAAATGTCAAGTAAGTAGGACCATATGCTTGTAGCTTAATTGACAATTCACCAATAATGTTTACAAGGAAATTCCGAGTTGATATCCAAGGTTCACCAGAGTCAGAGAAAACTTAAGATTCAGTTGATGTCTAAGGTTCACCAAAGTCAAAGAAAATCTAAGACTCAAAATATTTATAGATGTTCTTATATATTATCTATCAACGTAGTATTTATATTGACATTAGATTCAAATCCAAGTCATATTAAAATATGAGTTGAATTCTAACCGAATCTAAATCATACTAACTgaatcaacttttgttgaccgcAAAAACTTCTTTTGGTTTTGTCTAATAacagtttataatattaaacgTTTGTctaatcacatatttaatagaCAAAGATTAGGTGCTTATTATATTAATCATGGTTTGTTTCTATTGTTATATTGGAAAAGCCTATGATTTGTCCCCTTCCAGGAGGAAGGATGATAACTACTAGAGAGGAACATGTTCTAATCTACTTGATTGTATAATATGTAGTCacatctttttttaaaagtattgtCTTTTTCCCTTTTCACAATTGGATCTAACCCCTTCCCTAGTGAATAGTCCATTGTACTTTAATGCATCTTCCAATAATTCAAATGGAATAGAACACAAACGTGCTAGTGAGATTTTATTGTGACAGACATGAAGAGACATGTAGGAACTAAATGGTCATTGCATTTAATGCAGttgttttactattttttaaaaaagaatttttagaattttcgTCAAATCTAACTCCATCCTGCAAAACTAACTATTATAATCGTTAAATGCAAGACTTTTAATACGCACTCTCGCATTCAAGACTCGACATGGAGAATATGACTTTTGTGGGAAGATAGCAGATGATCCAACAAATCTATAGTTATGCTATTTTAATACACAAATTTGCCATGTGCACTACCTACAATCACTGTGTAGATGATATAATTATTCATTGTATTGTATAGTCGACACTGATCAAGAATGATGCATTGACATATACCAATTCCTCGAGTACATTCTAGAATATTAACAAGGTTGCAATGCCAAAACCACAAAAACCATTCCTGACATAGAGAGTAACCAACTAGTTTGTCTACTTGATTCATTCAGAGAGATCCTTCTGACCACACAAAAATTGATAGTACTGCTGATCACACAccaagaaaattaaattatttattacccGTGGCATTAATTAACCTATCATATTTCATATAAATCCAAAACCAGACATTAAAAATTGACAAATACTAGTATTATACACCACAATTTTAAGCAAACATAAGATAACTGGTAGAAATTAAATAGGTCTGAGGACCCCATGTTATAGTGGCTTTCTTGGCGTTTAATCAAGTTACTTAACCGACATTGACCATACGTTACTTGAATTGAACCTGTTGAAAACTTGACTtaaaattctgaatttgtggAGGAGCACAATCGTAACACGACTTTGCTAtctgatgacagtcagtcatttgctatttttagagtctttttatgataattttgagTTCATAAGAAAGCTTAAACAACAAGGAAAGCATGAAAAAtacaagattttgaagaaacagttgttttgatgtttttattgagtCTGTAGCAATTTTAGACAGCCTGGGGGTGTAAAAAGCAGAAATTCTGGAAGTGCTGGAAATTGGCAACCGTGGCGTGATTTTGAGTGGCGTGGCGCAATTTTGTGACCAGAATGAAGGTTTGGTTCTACCACGGAAATTGTGGTACGATTTCTGGTGGCGTGGCGCGATTTTATGaggcgtggcgcgattttggACGCAGAAAAtgttgcctatttaagctgaagactattctgaaaacaagggttacgattttgagatagcaaagtgcgattttgagactacaagacggcgagaagggcgatttcttcactcttttaccagttcatgtatgtattgattcctctaatgattatgttatttgtaaacaccattatgagtagctaaatccattagaggttaggtctgagatgattctttgtaaccctaattgattcatgttgctgtgaaactctattatttgtgaatgacaatctagtttttattcaattcaattgttcttaatgctttttatatcctgatcaaatataaacatgatttagtgagaacgaatgactactgaccatagctttcgacttagaactaattgaattgttctaataaacatggttagtctaggaatggataatcctttattagtgatattaggttaacgtgcttaaaccttcgACGGTTATTAGATCACTTAAGAAATTAGGGGCTGTAACcctagaagagggtcctaactcaagggattgattaggactattttgttaactatcgttaAACTAGGGACTCATTCACAAAAATAGGTGcggtataccaattaggggaacatagatgattcggaAGATCtaaactcatctctctcttattcttaaaaccaatctttattttatgttattgctTATGCAAACAAACCAATCAACTGCCTAGCGGCAAATTAAAAGAACCTTTATACATCCTAATTTACAACGTGattgaattattgagattaaaaccagtccttgtggaacgatatttttactacttcaaTAGAAGTCAATTTTGAGTCAAAAACCAACACCACTTCGATAAAACCAACACCACACGCGTATCATCACCTTTACAAAAACCATCATCATATGATGGAGATTTGATTTCTGCTCATCAGGGCGGAAATCACGTGGGGGCTCAACGTCCTTATTGAACTTCTATCCTATTCTACTGATTAGCTACCCTATCTAAGAACCTCCTTCACTAAAGAGGAATGAATGCACCATATCATACTACTACCTCGTGCCCACCTCAACATCCCATTAACTTGAACGCCCGAGTGCTTATAAATATATCGCCGCCAGAGAGCTCACACCCTCGCTCTCCGCTGCACTTTAGCAACACCATCGTCGTTCGAAATCCACCTATATAATCTCGCCTAGTATAACTATAGATTTAATATCAATACAATAACAGGAATAACAGCCCAAAATTAAAAGTATGACTAACAAAATGCTTTCATTTCTATCCTTGTCTTTGTCTCATTGTTTATCCTTAATGATTGATACTCCTTTTCTTTCCTCATTTTTCGACCGTCTTTTCATTGTACCATCACTAATTCTATACCATAGATTTAAATACCAATACATTGATGAGAATAGATAACCCAACAATAAAACAACGATCGACTAGCTAAACATTTCATGatctatttatatttaaagTAATCATTGTTTTCATACTAAACTCTTGTTGTCTCCTTAatcacttaattttattttatttttaaagatccTTAATCACTTAATTAATCAATAGGTCAAACCCCTTTTGTTATTTATTGGCATATTGTTGGGGGAGTCTAGAAAGCATTACAATCAACAACGGATCAATAACCAACACTCATAATAGATCAAGACATCAATCATATATTTCTTATATATCAATCCATAATTTGAAACTAAccactcacttttttttttatagacaaacggttagaaaataaaatattaagtttaagTTATTGAAGTTTTATATTACTAAGTTAGCAGTCCGTTacgttttatttatattcttttgTAACTTTTTGTAATGTCAAACTATTATAATCTATGAAACCTTAACCGTTTTTGTTAGTctctttattattctctctGATTATCTATATTGTTAACACAAACGTTAATAAATTGCTGATTATGTTAGTTTTCAACGATCGATCTCCTTCAATGTCCCTTAACTCACACTAACCGAGCTACCAACATGAAACTAACCACTCACCCTTAAATTTTCTAACACCTATTAATCTAATACACATGTTGTGTCCACCATTTCAATGCAACCACTCACACACACTTACGTTTAAGAATTTTCCATTCCATTTCATTAATTTCACACACCAACCTTGCTAGCTAGTGACTACAACAATTGTGTGGCAATGAGAGCATGCAATGAAGCAGACCCCCACGGTGACTAGCCTAGATTGTCTTGGACTCTCAGCAGCAATGTACTACCTCATCTCTAGAATTGACTGCTTACCAATACTGTCCAAAACCATGCATCATGGGAGGCTGGCTTCACTTGATCCCCGTGACCAAGAAATATGTACGTGTAAATATGTGTAAAGGAAATTGGAAATACTTCTCTTGTGTGTGAACGTGGCTAGCCGTATATATTTCCATTACACTTACTGTTTCTCTGACACCACTTGTTTTATTCTTCAACTTCTATATCTTACATTTTTCTGGCTGCTATAGCTTCCTATATGGCTACAAATGTTAAGAGAAGCAAGAATATTATTTGGTAAGTAGAGAATTTTGCACTGTCAGAGTAAAATTTGTCATAAAAATGATATGTACCTTCTATTGAAATTGTGAAacaatgatatattattattctaCACGACAGCCTACAGATTTGTCTCATGCCAATTATAACCACCAGACCCCCCCGGCAATTTATGGTTGGATCAATTTCTGAAACAAAATCAATAGATAATTGAAACATGGTAATGGTTTGTCACCTGTCAAAGCTGCCTTAAATAATGGTAAACCATAATTTTGGTGTGTAACTCGCTGTCACATTGGTTCATGTATCGAAATTGTAAACATGTGCATATGTGTCatgtttaattgtattttttttcttctttttagttcataaattatcaacaaaagagacactaaaaatatgtttgcaatttcaatacatttagAGATTATAGTGATGGCGTCTCACACATTTATCGACTTGTTTTCCTTTCAGTAATATACTACATTCATTCTAAATTGTAAGCCATTTTGTAAAATttcatacaaattaaaaaatgtaactaattttatataagaaaaattatcAGTTATTTTACAATATTATCTTTCATTGATAATTCATTAATTCTCTACATAGATGAAAGTTTGTGTTAATTGTTTAGTAGAAGCTTCATTCTCTTTCCCCTTGGGGAGAAGATATTATAGGAcaacttttcttttaaaaacgatttataatttaagatgagtaataaattgaattttcgTTATCACATTACATCAAGGAATACTAGCTAAGCAAAGAATATTATGTTAAGtaaaattggttaaaaaaatgcACTGTCTCTTGAAATTATGGAACATGGATATACTATTCTCTACTACAGCTATTGCATAGAATACATTTGTCTCATGTCAATTATAACAACCAGACCCCCCCGGCAATTTATAGTTGGATCAATTTCTGGAAAATTAAATCAATAGCTAATCAGTAATGGTGTCTGTCTCTTGTCAAGATGCCTATTAGTACTTGTTGAAAATAAAAGGAGTATTAACAAATTATAACAATACTTATTCTTGTTcccctaaaaataataattttttttaaccctccgatttttagaaaaaatggaTTATAGTAGTCTGGAGCTCGGCCGAAAGATAAGTAAAATATGATTAAGAATTATTGTATCTAATAATCAAACTCAAGCTCTTTTGAAGAATTCGTTTTTGGAGGAGCTCGTTCACCACTTCTGTCCAATTGTTTGGTTAAAGttgttgaaaattatatttttttaggaaagattAATACTATTTGTCTTAGTTAAATCTATGTAAGTGAGTGGGTCTCATATATAAAgagattaattttcagattgAAGAGATCACACAAAATTTTACGTCAAATGTGCTTCTAACCATAAAAAAAGttgatacaaaaataaaatcttgaaTTTTAACTAATTTTAACTAAACAAATCGacatatttaaaatcatatctAACTGCCACTTACTCGGACACatctagtaaaataaaattcaatcaaaagtACATTTGTAAACGTtaagttaaaacttaaaatcaaaaaaaaaaaatgaagcttTTGCGCTAGGTTGAAAAAGTATAGGTTTATGCAAACCTCTGAGAAATAGGTTAACAATGCACTACAAGAGAAATAGAAGAATAACGGGTAACAAACTGCGTTGTTAACCCTTTCTAGATGTCAAAATCAATCTTTTAAACACAACATTTTTGGGCATAGGAGATATAAGTATAACATTGTTTTTTAAGAAGGGGATATAACATTACTATGCATGACCTTTGAAACTTTTGTTTAGAAGGTCAACATCCTCAGGGGACATAACTTTCTTTTCATATGTTTAAAAACATACGAACATATATTGCTTCAGACTCAAACTTAAtccaatcaatttaatcatatcatTTATCACAAACTCAAAGAGAATAGTTATAATCCTGCAACCTTTCTTACAAGATCAAAAACTTTAAGAATAGCCAAATCAAAGAGCAATTCAATTTAAGTCTCACTAGCAAGCAATGAGGGAATTCTAGTCAGGAAGATATATTATCATATACTTGTTAGATTACAAAACATGGACAGGTTATCATCCATTACATTGCAAAGTAGAGGGACATCGACTTAATatagagagaaaatgagaaagaaaaaaactattcaATAAGAAGCCAGTGTTTGCTTGATTTCTGAACAAGATAACTAAATTCTGAGGGAAAAAATGCCTAATAGCATAAACCTCAAGCTAAGGTACAATTAAACATAACGCAGACACCGGTAGTAGAGTTTGCTAAAATAGAAGTGATTGAATATAACTACAATGTCAGAAACCATACATACTTTCAATCTGAAACGTCGGTGGTATGTAGATCAGCCCTTCTTGTGTACCATAGGTGTGATGATAATCAAGCCAAAATTCTCATATTACAAAACCATATGAACTCTATAAGGATTGTATAGAGAAAGGCACCAGCGATTTATGGCCACGCCTTCCAATTTGTCTTTGAGTGGTTATTGTGTTGATGTGGTATTTGTATCAGCAACCCAATACTGCTTGACAGCAATTAGTATCTTTTCCGGAACAAGTGGACCGTCCTCATGGTCGACCAGTTTAGTATCCCATCGCATTCCTCCAACAATTTTCTTTACCTTGATTAAGATATCAACTTCATCGCGGAATATCACGGCACCTTCAGGTCGTAAAATCCGGTCCATCTCCATAAGAATGTTTTCTATGTTACATCTGCATTTGATGATTAGATACAGGATTTTGAGACACAAGAATGAACACAACTGATGAAGGGAAAAAGAGAACTAAAACCGAGTGGTTTCATCACTGATAATCGTTATCTAGAATTCATTTTCATACCACATACAAGGGCTAAACTATTGATTAAGAATTtatatcaaattcaaaaataagtaaataactGTAAGAATAACTGAATAACCATATAATTAAAGGAACACTCACTTGTCCTTATACAGACTAAAGAGCCCATTGCTATGAATGAGGTCGTACGTCCTTGGATATGTAGAGAAAGCTTCACACCTGGATCATAAAGgcataaataaataaggaaaaACATGCGAGAAAGAAGCAACCTGATCACAGAAGATTGTACTAACAATAAAAGATAGAATCTACATTTTCATGTAATACAtcaagaagagaaaaaagaattgagttgtgttatttgaacatcaaaaaACATACGCCGTATGTGACACCATATATgtctatctctatctctctcttacTTTTTATGTTATACAGTTTACATGGATTTCAAAGATACACGTAAAAACCAACGAACACAGTATTTGACATCAAATTCTGACGTCAAcgtatcatttctcaaaaaaataatagttcaaCATTAGTATTATCGTAACAAacattttcaaacataaaatcaaGACCCTCCGTGAATAAAATAGAAGGAAGAAATTAGAAAACTATACCAATCATGATAAATGCCTATGAGTCCTCGCTGATAAATGGCACCGAGTGTATGTTTCTCAGCTATAGTAGGCACAACATTCATGACCCATAACTTGGGAGATTGAATAGCAGCAGCAAAACTACCCAAACCAGCATTCATATCCATGATATTGCGATACCTTCCAGAGCCCAGGagcttatttattttcttgtaagcATTTACATGTTTTTTCCACCTTTTGTTATCATCCTGGTATGTCTCGGCTGAAACTCCAGGAACAGAACCACTGGCAATTTTAGGAGGAACTGCATATAATCTCTGTGGAAAAGGCTTAAGATCTCCGTGGACTTTACGATTAGGAGTAACACAGGCTTCCATTTTCTTATACCTGCAACCACAAAACAAATCCATTCCAACTCAGTACAAGATTTTCGTacacaattttttcttatatttatgcATGCTTGAATAATCTTGTTGGTAAGTAGAAATACATGAATGGAATATCAACAATGGAtgctaaaatatataaaatgtttaaCACTGAAAGAAAGTACATACCAAACATCATTAGCATCTGTTGATTCACAGAACTTCACACCAGAATCTTCCTGTCTACGTCGACATGTTTCAGAATCAACAGTTTTCTGCCAGACGGCAATTTCATTCTTCTCGGACTTCTTCTCCCAGCAAAGGAGCTTAGCAACATCTTCAATCTTTCTTTGTTCTTCCTCAAGATCCTCCTTAGGTCTTTGCCAGGCTTTGTAATTAGCCTTCCAATGGATTGGAGGTCCCGAAAGCACCCAATAACCGCCAGGTCTTAGAACTCGGTCAACTTCCATCAAATAAATCCCATCTGCCAATAACAACCCAAGATGCACTTTCCTTATTTACTGGAAATACTTCAGAAGAAAAATTATAGTTCTTA
Above is a genomic segment from Medicago truncatula cultivar Jemalong A17 chromosome 5, MtrunA17r5.0-ANR, whole genome shotgun sequence containing:
- the LOC11414978 gene encoding probable methyltransferase PMT2 → MAKPSSSGSRTRSFVQIFIVVGLCCFFYILGAWQRTGFGKGDLLQLEVTKKGAGCDIVPNLSFDSHHGGEVGKIDEVDSKPKVFKPCKARYIDYTPCHDQRRAMTFSRQNMIYRERHCPREEEKLHCLIPAPKGYVTPFPWPKSRDYVPYANAPYKSLTVEKAIQNWIQYEGNVFRFPGGGTQFPQGADKYIDQIASVIPIENGTVRTALDTGCGVASWGAYLWSRNVIAMSFAPRDSHEAQVQFALERGVPAVIGVLGTIKLPYPSGAFDMAHCSRCLIPWGSNDGIYLMEVDRVLRPGGYWVLSGPPIHWKANYKAWQRPKEDLEEEQRKIEDVAKLLCWEKKSEKNEIAVWQKTVDSETCRRRQEDSGVKFCESTDANDVWYKKMEACVTPNRKVHGDLKPFPQRLYAVPPKIASGSVPGVSAETYQDDNKRWKKHVNAYKKINKLLGSGRYRNIMDMNAGLGSFAAAIQSPKLWVMNVVPTIAEKHTLGAIYQRGLIGIYHDWCEAFSTYPRTYDLIHSNGLFSLYKDKCNIENILMEMDRILRPEGAVIFRDEVDILIKVKKIVGGMRWDTKLVDHEDGPLVPEKILIAVKQYWVADTNTTSTQ